One Lentimicrobium sp. L6 genomic window carries:
- the rnpA gene encoding ribonuclease P protein component, which yields MKNTLPITESLKSKKLIRLLFESGKSEFTYPFKILYKVVDLDENHPAQYMISVSKKRIKTAVGRNHIKRLFRETYRKNKHPLHEILLKEDRKLALVFIFVGKPNIKYQQMEDRIKIAIASLTEKMQKI from the coding sequence ATGAAAAATACATTGCCTATAACTGAAAGCCTGAAAAGCAAGAAGCTGATCAGGCTTTTGTTTGAGTCAGGTAAATCTGAGTTCACTTATCCATTTAAAATACTTTATAAAGTCGTTGATTTAGATGAAAATCATCCTGCTCAGTATATGATAAGTGTGAGTAAAAAGCGAATAAAAACTGCGGTGGGTAGAAACCATATTAAGCGATTATTTAGGGAAACCTATCGAAAAAATAAACATCCACTGCATGAAATTCTATTGAAGGAAGATAGGAAATTAGCGTTAGTCTTTATATTTGTTGGAAAACCAAATATAAAATATCAGCAGATGGAGGATAGAATTAAAATAGCGATTGCTTCCCTCACTGAAAAGATGCAAAAAATCTAG
- a CDS encoding bifunctional (p)ppGpp synthetase/guanosine-3',5'-bis(diphosphate) 3'-pyrophosphohydrolase, producing MYIIDEELEKQEILRLYRRILRMRLTKKDDKSDAKIIRKAFNVANEAHKGMRRRSGEPYILHPLNVALICVEQLGLGTKSIVSALLHDVVEDTDYTIEDIKALFGDKVAMIVSGLTKIKGMLRKSNVESEQAENFKRLILTLSEDVRVILVKMADRLHNMRTLDSMPHEKQLKIASETNYLFAPLAHRLGLYALKTELEDLSFKYTDPQAYDMIVENMKETEDERKRFIKTFLTPIKIELNKAKYDYKILDREKSSFSIWKKMQTKKVPFSEIYDIFAIRIIINSKPENEKKDCLMVYSIITDYYFPNEDRFRDWISTPKENGYESLHTTVMSKTGKWVEVQIRTTRMDEIAEKGYAAHWKYKSDVNKVESGLDEWMAKVREMLVKNDIDAMDFMSEFKLNLFAKEIMVFTPRGDMKKLPQDSTPIDFAYAIHTDLGNTCMAAEVNGKITALNHNLKPGDIVKIISSDNHSPQEAWLDWVITSKAKNQIKNSLKELKKANRKQGEEIIEGLFKNQNAEYNKEALQKLMKCLGCQSKLNFFHNVVTGKVAEAEIKQCLQKNEKSLWQRVLPSFLTNRTTGPQTLEESITEAIQKNPEKLMLDKNAKGKDLKYIIADCCNPIPGDDVIGININKKPIAIHRTNCPEAIGLMSTYGKQIIKAKWNFGERVGFLAGIHITGSDSQGLVSNITNVISDNYGINMRSIHFTTSANYADGTITLYINDTKSLIKLMRNIKELRGVEKVERIDSIQEFH from the coding sequence ATGTATATAATTGATGAGGAACTAGAAAAACAAGAAATACTAAGGCTTTATCGCAGGATTTTAAGAATGCGACTGACCAAAAAAGATGATAAAAGCGATGCTAAAATTATCCGGAAAGCCTTTAATGTTGCCAACGAAGCGCATAAAGGAATGCGCCGTCGTAGTGGTGAGCCTTATATTTTGCATCCTCTAAATGTGGCATTAATTTGCGTAGAACAATTGGGATTAGGTACCAAAAGCATCGTGAGTGCCCTCCTCCACGATGTGGTAGAAGATACCGATTATACCATAGAAGATATTAAAGCCTTATTTGGTGATAAAGTAGCCATGATTGTGAGTGGCCTCACCAAAATCAAAGGTATGTTGCGTAAGAGTAATGTGGAATCGGAGCAAGCTGAGAACTTTAAGAGACTTATTCTTACCCTTTCCGAAGATGTCAGAGTGATTTTGGTTAAGATGGCCGACCGTTTGCATAATATGCGGACATTGGACAGTATGCCTCATGAAAAGCAGCTGAAAATTGCATCCGAAACCAATTACCTTTTTGCTCCTTTAGCTCATAGGTTAGGCTTATATGCTCTAAAGACGGAACTTGAAGATCTTTCTTTTAAGTATACTGATCCTCAGGCCTACGATATGATTGTGGAGAACATGAAAGAGACAGAGGATGAGAGAAAAAGGTTTATTAAAACCTTCTTAACTCCTATTAAAATTGAACTCAATAAGGCCAAATACGATTACAAAATTCTAGATCGAGAGAAATCCTCTTTTTCTATTTGGAAGAAGATGCAAACCAAGAAAGTTCCTTTTAGTGAGATCTATGATATTTTTGCTATCAGAATCATCATCAATTCAAAACCGGAAAATGAGAAGAAGGATTGCTTGATGGTTTATTCTATTATCACCGACTATTATTTTCCAAATGAGGATCGCTTCCGGGATTGGATTTCCACTCCCAAAGAAAATGGTTATGAGAGCTTGCACACTACAGTGATGAGCAAAACAGGAAAATGGGTAGAGGTTCAAATTAGAACCACGAGAATGGACGAGATTGCCGAGAAAGGTTATGCTGCCCATTGGAAGTATAAATCGGATGTGAATAAGGTGGAAAGTGGTCTAGATGAGTGGATGGCTAAAGTGAGAGAGATGTTAGTAAAGAATGACATAGATGCCATGGATTTTATGTCGGAATTCAAGCTTAACCTTTTTGCAAAAGAAATAATGGTTTTTACACCACGAGGAGATATGAAAAAGTTACCTCAGGACAGTACACCCATCGATTTCGCCTATGCAATTCATACCGATTTGGGAAATACCTGTATGGCTGCTGAGGTAAACGGAAAAATCACCGCTCTTAACCATAATTTAAAGCCTGGTGATATTGTTAAGATTATTAGTTCTGATAACCATTCTCCCCAAGAAGCTTGGCTCGATTGGGTGATTACATCTAAAGCCAAAAATCAGATTAAAAACTCTCTTAAGGAATTAAAGAAAGCCAATAGAAAACAGGGTGAAGAAATTATTGAAGGCTTATTTAAAAACCAAAATGCAGAGTATAATAAAGAAGCATTACAAAAATTGATGAAGTGCTTGGGTTGCCAATCTAAACTCAATTTCTTTCATAACGTTGTTACTGGAAAGGTAGCAGAAGCAGAGATCAAGCAATGTCTTCAAAAGAATGAAAAGTCATTGTGGCAAAGAGTCCTTCCTTCCTTTTTGACCAATAGAACTACCGGACCACAAACTTTGGAGGAGTCTATTACTGAGGCTATTCAGAAGAACCCTGAGAAGCTGATGCTCGATAAGAATGCCAAGGGGAAAGACCTGAAGTATATCATAGCTGACTGTTGTAATCCTATTCCTGGAGATGACGTCATTGGGATTAATATTAACAAGAAACCCATTGCTATCCATAGAACCAATTGTCCTGAAGCTATAGGTTTAATGTCTACTTACGGAAAGCAAATTATTAAAGCCAAGTGGAATTTTGGTGAACGAGTAGGATTCCTAGCAGGTATTCATATTACAGGGTCCGATTCTCAAGGTTTGGTGAGTAATATCACCAATGTGATTTCTGATAATTATGGTATCAATATGCGATCTATTCACTTTACCACCAGTGCCAATTATGCTGACGGAACCATTACGCTTTATATTAACGATACCAAAAGTCTCATCAAACTCATGAGGAATATTAAGGAATTGCGAGGGGTAGAAAAAGTAGAAAGAATAGATAGTATTCAGGAATTTCATTAG
- a CDS encoding C25 family cysteine peptidase, which yields MKKTLSFIMILFLAIQIHAETIEKTYFFNDFQVRATSGNYYMIDANGALNTAVIGQPLLPWFAANFVLPPGEEIESVEFIGNDLVTMAGNYQLMPKQYAQPISKGKSGEFAKDENIYQSNEAYPIIGNQTHNTQFWAGHGIGTVNYTPFVYHAKSGEINYYRQVSLVIKTKSTEKAQAALQLLNSTKNQLVSEFIENPESLKTYPQIASSKSTDYDYLIITPEEFVSEFDALVYHYLVRGMKTIVKSKEEVLAEMDGQDAQEKIRNYIIQEYIANNVTYVMLGGDVEHIPYRGFYCSVQSSSVYEDDNIPSDLYYSALDGNWNADGDGKWGEIGEDDLLPEVAVARFSFSNTTELASMLNKTTNYQSNPVLGNLAHPMMAGEHLYDNPITWGSDYLELMIGYQNENGYETTGIPTTNTFTKLYDEESTWSSTDLTNEINQGKNFVHHVGHANENTVMKYYTSDITNSAFSGANGVDNQFTNIYTHGCICGSFDASDCIAEQMVKIDNFAAAFVGNSRYGWFNEGQTEGPSAHIHREFVNALYHEREYRIGMAHMLSKFETAPWVNAAGQHEEGALRWCFYDCNVLGDPAMGIWTAEPREVYITSPSTIAIGQETFNIEVSTASGDVPYAMNATLIMDDNIYGTSDFPDTGMLEMEIDPVFTNVGAATLWVTGYNLLPQSFEVQIIPAEGAYVVFAGCEIEDASGNNNGMLDYGETVSLNMSLENVGAIAAESIVANMSCSNDNITLNNTSATFGDIAGNSTVELEAAFEITVSNDIENGTPVVFDLEFIGDNGTWETQMTIIAHAPAFEITSFSLNDEAGNNNGRLDPGETVIFSVAVANTGSSLSPNLNNVLTSDSDFITINNGTQSHDALASAEEAELSFEISVSASAQVGDIAHLMMDVDAGEYGTYMSYYFTIGLQVEDWETAGFDQYEWETSGDAPWSITTTNPYEGDHCVGSGTISHNQSSDMMLEVDVLNNDSISFYYKVSSEGNYDFLRFLIDENEMDKWSGEEAWTRKAYLITAGSHSFSWNYTKDGSASNGDDKAWVDYIVFPALGLINNVAQLGQEISLDFYPNPVMETAYLQFENLEAQVISIQLIDPLGKASQISSESYTVGEQQIELSLSELASGTYTLVLTSKNKVSTIQFIKL from the coding sequence ATGAAAAAAACTTTATCCTTTATCATGATTTTGTTTCTTGCCATTCAAATTCATGCCGAAACCATTGAGAAAACCTATTTCTTTAATGATTTTCAAGTAAGAGCCACTTCAGGTAATTACTATATGATTGATGCTAATGGAGCTTTGAATACTGCAGTTATCGGACAACCATTATTGCCATGGTTTGCAGCCAATTTCGTATTACCTCCAGGTGAGGAAATAGAATCCGTAGAATTTATTGGTAATGATTTGGTGACCATGGCTGGAAACTATCAGTTAATGCCAAAGCAATATGCACAGCCCATTAGTAAAGGAAAATCGGGTGAGTTTGCAAAAGATGAAAACATTTATCAATCAAATGAAGCCTATCCAATAATAGGAAACCAAACTCATAATACTCAGTTTTGGGCTGGTCATGGAATAGGGACTGTAAATTATACTCCTTTTGTTTATCATGCCAAATCTGGAGAAATTAATTACTACCGACAAGTGAGCTTGGTGATCAAAACTAAAAGTACTGAAAAGGCTCAAGCTGCTCTTCAACTCCTGAACTCCACCAAAAATCAGCTGGTTTCGGAATTTATAGAGAATCCAGAAAGCTTGAAAACTTATCCTCAAATAGCCTCCTCTAAATCTACCGATTACGATTATCTCATTATTACTCCAGAGGAGTTTGTTAGTGAGTTTGATGCTTTGGTTTATCATTACCTTGTCAGAGGAATGAAAACTATAGTAAAAAGCAAAGAAGAAGTTCTAGCTGAAATGGATGGGCAAGATGCACAAGAGAAAATCAGAAACTATATCATTCAAGAATATATAGCAAATAATGTAACTTATGTGATGCTTGGTGGTGATGTGGAGCATATTCCTTATCGTGGATTTTATTGCTCCGTTCAGTCTTCCTCTGTTTATGAAGATGATAACATCCCATCCGATTTGTATTATTCTGCTTTAGATGGAAACTGGAATGCTGATGGGGATGGTAAATGGGGAGAGATTGGAGAAGATGATTTATTACCAGAAGTAGCCGTAGCTCGTTTTTCATTCTCCAATACCACTGAATTGGCTAGCATGCTCAATAAAACCACCAATTATCAAAGCAATCCTGTTTTAGGTAACCTAGCACATCCCATGATGGCTGGAGAACATTTATATGATAATCCTATCACTTGGGGATCTGATTATTTAGAATTGATGATTGGTTATCAAAATGAAAATGGATACGAAACCACAGGAATCCCTACAACTAATACTTTTACTAAATTATATGATGAGGAATCTACTTGGTCTTCTACCGATCTTACCAACGAAATCAACCAAGGTAAAAACTTTGTTCACCATGTTGGACACGCCAACGAGAACACCGTAATGAAATACTATACCAGTGATATCACCAATAGCGCTTTCTCTGGTGCCAATGGAGTCGATAATCAATTCACCAATATATATACCCATGGTTGTATTTGTGGTAGTTTCGATGCTAGCGATTGTATAGCTGAACAAATGGTTAAAATTGACAATTTTGCAGCTGCTTTCGTAGGAAACTCTCGTTATGGTTGGTTTAACGAAGGACAAACTGAAGGACCATCGGCACATATACATCGAGAATTTGTAAATGCACTTTATCATGAGCGTGAATATAGAATTGGAATGGCTCATATGCTTTCTAAATTTGAAACAGCACCTTGGGTAAACGCTGCAGGTCAGCATGAAGAGGGAGCCCTCCGTTGGTGTTTCTACGATTGTAATGTTTTAGGGGATCCTGCTATGGGTATCTGGACTGCAGAGCCTAGAGAAGTATATATTACTAGTCCTTCAACAATTGCGATTGGTCAAGAAACATTTAATATTGAAGTTTCAACAGCGTCTGGAGATGTTCCTTATGCAATGAATGCAACATTAATTATGGATGACAATATTTATGGGACTTCTGATTTCCCAGATACAGGCATGCTAGAAATGGAAATAGACCCTGTTTTTACCAATGTAGGAGCTGCCACACTTTGGGTAACAGGTTATAATTTACTTCCTCAGTCCTTCGAAGTTCAAATCATTCCTGCCGAAGGTGCCTATGTGGTTTTTGCTGGCTGCGAAATAGAGGATGCTTCTGGAAATAATAATGGAATGTTAGATTATGGAGAAACTGTTTCGCTAAACATGAGTCTAGAAAATGTAGGTGCTATAGCTGCAGAGAGTATTGTAGCCAATATGTCTTGTTCTAATGATAATATTACTCTCAATAATACCTCAGCAACATTTGGCGATATCGCTGGTAATTCGACTGTAGAATTAGAAGCTGCATTTGAAATTACTGTTTCCAATGATATTGAAAATGGCACTCCTGTGGTTTTTGATTTGGAATTTATTGGTGATAATGGAACTTGGGAAACTCAAATGACCATTATAGCCCATGCACCTGCTTTCGAAATTACATCTTTCAGCCTCAACGATGAAGCCGGAAACAATAACGGAAGACTTGACCCAGGAGAAACTGTAATCTTTAGTGTAGCTGTTGCTAACACAGGTTCTTCATTATCGCCAAATCTTAATAATGTATTGACCAGCGATAGCGATTTTATAACGATCAATAATGGAACACAAAGCCATGATGCCTTAGCTTCTGCCGAAGAAGCCGAGCTTAGTTTTGAAATCTCAGTTTCTGCAAGTGCTCAAGTTGGTGATATTGCACATCTAATGATGGATGTGGATGCTGGTGAATATGGCACCTATATGTCTTATTATTTCACAATAGGATTACAGGTGGAAGATTGGGAAACTGCAGGTTTTGACCAATATGAATGGGAAACATCTGGAGATGCTCCTTGGAGTATTACTACCACAAACCCCTATGAAGGAGATCATTGTGTAGGATCAGGAACTATCTCTCATAATCAATCAAGTGATATGATGCTCGAAGTGGATGTTTTAAATAATGATAGCATTAGTTTCTATTATAAAGTATCCTCCGAGGGCAATTATGATTTCCTTAGATTTTTAATCGATGAAAACGAAATGGACAAATGGTCTGGCGAAGAAGCCTGGACCAGAAAAGCTTATCTCATAACGGCAGGTTCTCATAGTTTCTCTTGGAATTATACTAAAGATGGTTCTGCTTCAAATGGAGACGATAAAGCTTGGGTAGATTATATTGTATTTCCTGCTTTAGGCTTGATTAATAATGTAGCACAACTTGGACAAGAAATCTCATTAGATTTTTATCCAAATCCAGTGATGGAAACCGCTTATTTACAGTTTGAAAATTTAGAAGCTCAAGTGATCAGTATTCAGTTGATTGATCCTCTTGGTAAAGCAAGCCAAATTTCTAGTGAGTCATATACTGTAGGTGAACAGCAAATAGAGTTAAGCTTAAGTGAATTAGCTTCAGGTACCTATACTTTGGTATTAACGAGTAAGAACAAAGTATCTACCATTCAGTTTATTAAATTGTAA